The Silene latifolia isolate original U9 population chromosome 4, ASM4854445v1, whole genome shotgun sequence region GAAGTAGAACTCGAGTTTGAGGCATTCAAAATCGTTTTCAGCTCCGAGAACTGGTCTGACATGCAGGACATCATCCTGAGACATACTAATCACATCTATCATTAGTCAATGAAGTATGAGCTTCTATAATTAGCTATTTTTCAGTTAAAGTTCCCTACAAAATGGGGGTTTGCCTAACAGATGAGACTTCCAAAGATCAGTAGTATTACATGGCTTGCACACCTACAACGTTAAGGAAGGTATCCATTGAGCCCAGCTTAAATCTAGCCCAATATCCTGTTGAGCGTTCAGAGCCAATCCAATAAAGAGCACCAAACGGGATTTTTCTAGTCAGATAGTATTCCAAAAATCTCATTCTCAGATAAAAATTTAGACCAAGTAAAAATAGAAAATAACATGTGTATCAGTTGAAGCTTATTGGAAAACGGGATTTGGCAAAATATAAGAACAGTGGCTATCTATTATTGAGTCCTTgtttttttagtttattatcgtCACACTATCCAAGAGAAACAGAGCATTATCTCCTTTCAGACTTATAAGCAAAATATAAAACTAAAGGAAAAGGAGAACAAAGGTACTTCCATAATCAATCCTTCATCAATGGTAGAAGCGTAGTGGCAAATATTAAACCTAAAAACAAGTCAAGGGAGACAAACAATGAAGTTGAACAAGAGCAATTCATTTTCTAATTACAAAAGACCAGAGTGACAATGGCAATTGGCCAAAATGCGTCTTTCTAGAAATTAACTCGTGGTTTTCCCTTCACCTAACTCTGGTCGAATAGAATGGTTTAGAACTATGGCCTCAAAATCTAAATAACAACGAAGCACCTAAAATATCCAATAATAAATTCTCCCAAGAATCTGAATATTAATCTCTTGGCTTAGGTATGTACAAACTTCTATCAAAGTTAAGGAGTTCAAAGAAGTCCTTCGCAAGTGAAATTTAATTAGTCTAAAATGCCAACATAGTTCATTCTGTTAATAAGCACACAAAACTGTCCGCTAAAGCTCTTcaaagaaaatgaaagaaagaatcCAAAGAAAATCATTCCGTCTCTTGTGTGTACTATTTGAGCATGTGTAGTGTTAAAGGTTCGCAGGACTATTTTAATTCCTAACCTAACATCCTTCTGAGGCTCATCAAACCAATAATCATTACTTCCATAAATTACCCACTTGTCCTGTCAGTAACTGCATAATTTATAGTTACAGTCCATATTTTTGCAATAGTGTCTGAGGGTATGAATTACCTTGTGTAGGTTGGGAGTCCCttggagatttttttttttgggaaacgACACCACCATAAGACTCGTCAAAAGGGAAAAGAGCACACTTTTGTAATGTAGGTCTTACCTCCGAAAAGTCAAAAGTTACGAAAAAGAAGATGCATAAACAACACACATAAAACGTAATTTTACACTACCTATTGAGAGAATCTTGCAGTTGATGAACTCTTCTCTCTGTTTCTTCTAATTTCTTTCGATTTTCTTCACTTGATTCATGAGCTTCCACATACTTTCTTTCCCACTCCTCAGCTTTTTCTCTTTCTGACCCTAATGATTCCTGCATAATATGTACAGTTAATTCTTTGGAAAAGAAAAGTAAAAGGTCAAAAGAAAAATTTTGAACAAACAATCAATTGCCTTTTACTTGATGAGACTTCCAAAAGCCTCCTATCAGACCGGCAAATATGAGGATATTATGACAAGCGAGTTAAAAAGGAAGTGAGGGTAAATCTTCCAAATAAGCAAGTAGAGTGGAACTTTTCAAATAACATTGAGAAACAGGCAAGCATGGAAATATGGTCAAAACACAAAACATCATACGAAGTATGAGACTGTGTCATTATAAGAATATCATGATAACTAACCAATATTATGGGTAGCTATTCATTGATTTATGTTTTCCGTCATATACACGAGGATTTTAGTTAAATAGGGCTCGTCTCACATTGTATAAATATGAAATCATCTCACTGCAgactaaatgcatgcaaatgtacAGTAAAATTACCTTTAGCATGTCTACTTCTGCTGTTAAAGTCTCAATTTTTTCAGTATCTACCACAGTAACTGGAGTTTCTACGACAGAAGACGATGCTTCTTCGATCGCCTTTTGAGATGCTGCACGCTCTTTGGCTAGTAATTCGTCTTTTTCATCAATTTTCTTCTGCATATTCTTTTGCATATCTTGCAAAGATTGTTGCAACTTTGCTATTTCCTGCTCTTTAGATTCTTCTAAGTCCGTCTgtagaaaatcaaatcaaatatatatATTTTGATCAATGGCATGCCAATTTAGGACTTCAAAGCAACATTCACAATGTATTACTACAGATTTAAGCACAAGCCAAGTCAGATAtccaatgttttttttttgtgtccaATAGTAACAAGAGTGTTACCCTTAGACGTTTTTCCAACTGCAGGCGCCATGTGAGATCTTCAACTGTTTTCTCGAGTTTATCTTTTGCTTCTTTGAGTGCACCAGTTTCTCTGGCAGCCTAATACAAAGTTCACATGTGCACATCAGTGGTTTATTAAAAGCTAGTAAAAGTCATGACAGACAATGTAAAacagtaacaacaacaacaacatcagagacATAATCCCAAAAAATGTAAAACagtgaataaaaaaaaaaaaaaaaaatctctgcCTCTAGCTTATCACGTTAATTACAGCAGGGTTAAATAAGTCTCTATTGGTTGCTTAAACTTTCAGGCAACACAATAAAATAAAGAGCTAACAATCCAGAACAGAATAACAATGCTTCAACTTCACTTGTTCGCATGATATTGAATATTGACTTTGACACCAAATCGCAGCCAAGTTATCACGTGTCTGAAGGTTTCCGCGACCATATTCGAGCATTATCGTCCATATTTACAGCACGTTGACCGAGATCAGTTTGTAACTAGTGATTCCGAGATTAAGTCTCATACTGAGATCTAATTCCATGCTTCTTGTTGTCTCTTCAATGGAGTGTGTTTGTTATGTATGTTTCATAATCAAACTTTGAAAGGTGAACTACTTTGCAATGACACCGGAGTATACAAAAAGAAAGTACAAATGTACACATAGATTCAAGAGAACACCAGTAAACATTTAGTGTACATACCATCTTCAGCATCCGTAGTTCTTTTCGACCTAGTCGTCCCCTCCACCTGCATTGTGTATGAATTGTTGCCCATTTGAGCTTCTTATAATACGTATATGCTAAATAGCATCGCCAACGCGTCTGTGATAATGCAGTCCAAATTATGAAATTCATCtaacaataatgaaaaaaaaaaaaaatctggaaTAATGTTAAATTCTAACCTGAACAATCGTGGCTGCTTTTGTTTGCTTTTTAAATCTAAATTCATTGCGAGCAGCCATGACGCGTGCACCTGTCTGCAAGGTGAGTGCCGAGAGCTGAGCTTCTCTGTATGACTTTCTGGACAAGTGCCTGCGCAAGTTCTTCTGAATTTTAATGGAAGACGCCTCTCGTCTCAGATTCTCAAATACCTTGAAAGCCAGCCTTCCTATCAGTTTTCCAGTCAGGAAAGAGGAGGTGAAGAAAAAAAGGAATGTCAGAGAGACATTTCATAACTCTTTGAATGTATGAATAATGTGAGACAATGGAGATTCTCTATTAAAAGAGCTACACCTTACGTTCATCCAATTTGACTTTAGGCGGTCTCTGAGGCTACACTATGACCATGTTTATTTTCAATTTAGATAAATTTTTGACTGGAATATAATTTTATGAGAGATGTTTTTATACATTTACAGTAAAGTATTGAACTTTGACCTCAAAAAGTCAAATGGGAAGAACACTGTGAAAGTGGGAAAGTAAATCATGTTTCAAATTGCCAAGGAGGCTTACCCCTGCATAATGTTTGCAGCATTGTAGCAGTGTTGCGCAAAGTTAGAAAATATTGACGTGCAATATGAGTTCTAATTTTCCTTTGGATAGCCTTGGCAGCATTGTTTAATTTCTCAGCTCTGCGGCCATCTAACTCAGCCATTTGACCAGCCCTCAAAAAAACTTTTGTTTTCCCAATCTATTTAATAAGAGAAAGCATTGAAGTTAAGAGACTGAATCGAGCAAGCTACAAGTAGATAAGGAACGATCAACATATCCCAGGATATATATTAGTGTCAGCAGTAAGAACAGAGACTGAAATTTTCAAGCTAACTTTCATCATGCGTACAAAAATATTAAAAAGAAACATTAAAATATCAATGGAATGGTCTAAGTAATGCCTAGCCATGCACGTCGCTAGAGAAACAAGCAGACATGGCACAAGAGCAAGCAAATTGACATGAGGACTCCAGAATATATACTCTACAACTGTTACGTACATAAGAGTGTCTCAACGTTGAAATAGAAACAGAAAATGACCTCTTAGAAAGGCACGAAATTGGACAGCCTTCATTTAGACTAATCAATGGGGTAGTAAACGACGACAAAGCTATTAAAGTTACTACAGCATCATGgaagtaaaaaaaagaaaaagaaaaaaattacaAGTCATGGTATTAAGGCAGACATAGAACCCAATTCAGAATTATGCGGAGTTTAGATATTAACCTAAAAATCATAGTAGGTCGTGAGAAGTAGATACTAACCTGATATCCAACTAGCCCCATCTTTTCCAAGATTTTTGCGCACATGACCTTTTCAGGATCTCTGTATACAGCAAAATTCAGCAGAGCTCATTGGTTGCGCCATCTCAACAGGAGCGCAGCTAACCATTAAAGTTATGTGAATCAATAATTACCTCCCTGTCACTGCCTCTGGAGCAAGAATTTTAAAACGGCTGATGAATTCAAAGAACGTCCTGCGTGTGGGATATCCGGCACAGCTGATCCTAATTGCTTCTAGAACACCCTAAACAGAAGAGTTAGTACAGAGAAGGCAAACAAAATCAATAAAAGCAACATATAAATCCGGTCATTGATATTTTACTCACACCACAACGCAGCTGCTGCATGACGTTCACATTCTCAAAAATAGCTGGTTTTAGTTGATTATTCGGTTTTACACATCTGATGTAGTGAGGTTCTGTAGAATTCAGTGTTTCCATCAGTTGTTGAAGTTGAAGCTGGATCAAGAAGATTATGAAGTTAAGCTTTAACTGTAATAAAATTATAATCACAGATACATATACGAGACGATTTTACATATGAGACCAAACACTACTTTTATACTATCAAATAAGAAATGGCATAACGACTATGTTGGTCCCACATGTTAGACCGTCACATACAAGAGTGTAGTGAAATATGCAAACATAAAGGCTGAAAAAGTGAATGAATATCAGGCACCTTAAATCGAGAACCAATGGACGAGAACTTAGCAGACTTGGTTGCGTCAGGAACGGGAGGGAAAAGGCCTGCTACAAAAGAGCATTTGGAAGCACCCAGCAGGTCCTGATGTTCAGGAACAACATAATCTTTGTTTTTGTCCAAAAACTGATCAGATTGGTATTGAACCTAAAGCATGGTAAAACATGAAGAATAAGTATTCTAAAGGCGGGTTATATGGAGCCTATGATTAGCTGAGAATAGGGAAAAACTATCCAAGTTACCTCTCCGGCATAATGCGCAATGGTGAAATCAGTACGAGATAACTTTGGCTTGACGAAGCGCTTGTGAGTTTTGAAAGTCTGATATAACTTTTGTGAGAAGGTTTCATGAGTCGACTTTGGGAACATACTGGAAATAATAAGTGCCAAAGAAGAGAAAATAACAATCAGAACCATTGCTTTTGTAATAATAATTACTGTACATTGCATAGTTACATGTGGGGTCTAGTTTTATTCAAATAACCTATACTAATCATCATTTCACAAGAAAAGTACCAAGGAcatcatacaacaacaacaacatcagagccttaatcccaaaatgatttggggtcggctgacatgaatcatcctttagaaccgtccatgggtgattgcacacctcaaaatgcgaaaatatagaaaaggaaaagtgaaaaacaaaaggggggttaaaacataatacaaaataGTAAAACACAGAAACTGAAGGTACACAAAATATCTTACCAAGCTTCATCAAGCAGTGCAATGATTCCTCCAGGTTTCTGCATAGATATGAGAAAAACACAGAAACTGTTATAATTCAGAATCCTTTCTATGTTTATCAAACCACACTTGCATAACTTTGCTACCAAGAGAACGACCTTTAGAAGGATCCTGGAAGCAAAAATAAGCTCATGCAAATAAAAAAGAACGTTATAGAATGTTGCAGACCATGCTATATGCAACAATTTATGCCCAGTTGGCAGAAAAATATTGTGAGCTTTAATCTAAAACCAATGCACAGCCAAATACTTGCACAATGAATAGAAAGCCTGTACTTCAGAGTTCAATCATATTGTTATTAATACTTCCATCTGTACTCAATTTCTAACTGTGAACAAAAATTGTCCTGTTTCATATTgctatttgtttacattttttattTTACATTTTGTGTAATATTACCGATATTGCATCATGATTCATTCCCTTACAAGAATCTCTCTTTTGTTTTCTGAAAGAGGCTAGTGCATCAATATCTAACTCGTGTCTCTTATTTTGATTCACCAACATTTGGCTAAAACAACATATATTTTGAAACATAAAATTGACAAGGTATACCTTTTCAAGGAGGTCCAAGACATCTTGATTATCCACAAATTCAATATAGCTCCAATCAATTTCCTCTTTAGTGTATTCCTCTTGCTCCATCTTGAATACATGCTGCAGCTCAGATGAAACAAAGCTTTGTCATACAAAATAGGTCATGGAACACAAAGGAGACTAGTCTAACTTTCATCCTTTATATCAAAGTATTGACCTGATTAAAATGTTGTTGCAGCTTTTCGTTGGTGTAATTGATGCAGAACTGCTCAAAACTGCACAACTGAAGAACTAAGTAACATACTAGCTAAAGAACTATAGAAGTATAAAACCGCAACATTCACCTTCTTTACCTGTTAGTCTTGAAGCTTTCAAAACCGTATATGTCAAGGACCCCAATCAAACATGTTGAGGTAGGATCTTGACCAATGGAATTGTTGATTTTATCCACCAACCTGTACATTAAAGAATAATTCTGAAAAAAACTTGCATAAAAAAATATCGAAGATAAGCTACAACAAATAACCAATACCAAAACACATGAGACATAAACAAGTTAAATACCAATCAAAAAGGCGGGAATATAAAGTTTTTGCTAGACCATCTCTAGAAGTTGTAGCAGCCCTTGGGTCAAGACTCCTCTTTATCACTTCCTCTGGAGTAACCATTACACGTTTGCAGAGAGCATCTTCCAAGCCAACAATGTCGCAcctaaattaaagaacaaaaattcaaaatcaaaacaGTATGGCAACCAATAGCCAAGTGACCGATCACATACACAATGAATTTCCAAGCGGCACAAACATACATGAGAAGGTCTGCTGCTGTCTGAAGATGAAACTTGGATTGATCATCCTTGGGAACAGAAGAATCGACTTCTTGGCCCTTGGTAAATACTACATTACCCAGATGAAGAATAGAAGCAACTACGCGGAAAATAGCGTCCTTCAAATGAATACAACCCAAAAGGGAGAGAGTTTATATTCAGCTATTCACATATATGCAGTGAAGCTTTACTGACACCAAATAAACTATACCTGTTCTTGTTGACTTATTCCAACTATGTCCATAGCTCTCCTTGTATCAAGATACTCTTTTGCATCGTTTATACCGACTAACTCATAACAATTTGACTGATTAAGATAGTGAAACGATCTAGGATTTCCAAGTTTGTATTTCTCAACCTCCTGAAAAAGGAAAAAACCATTCAAAGGAATATAAGTGTGCACAGGATTAAGAAAATACAGCTCAAGCTGCGGGTACATTAAAACTATTATACCTCTTTTGGTGCTGCACAGAGAAGATAAAAACAGTGATAGTTGCGCTCTGGATCTGAAACTTGGCAAACACGAGATCTTTCTAGGAGATATGTTCTGATGGCTGCTCCGGATATTCTTCCACTCTTGTCAAATTGAATCTCAACAAATTTACCGAAGCGACTGCAGCAATTTATTGAAAAGAAGATTAGTATAAATTAAAATATGAGGTGTCTGATGGTTGACATTATCTTCTAACAGCTCAGATTCTTATACGAGGGACTCGTTATCGACATTTGCAATATTACAAATCACATTGCCTCTATTTAAGCATGAGCAGTAAATGATCTTAGGTCGACCAGGGACTTGGACATCCAGAGTGTTTAGTTTTGTTTAACTGTGCTTGAAAAAACCATTAGCGCTTTAGTTTTGTGTGAAGGTACTTGTACAACTTTTGGACAAGGGTTCAGGCCTATTCTCCCATAGTTGTTTTGTCAAGCATCTCTGATAGGAAGTAATGCATGTTAGGTGTGCAAGAATAATTTAATATATTATGCACAAACTCCCTTCTAGTCAAGGACTCCTAAAATGTGTATGTTAAGCAACTCAATTCCAGTTCGCCATAACGCTATTTCAGAAAACATTCGGTAAAAAGGATCAATATTTCCCCATGACAACCAAAACCTCAAAATATTTGTGATATAGTCCTCCCATTTTACAACTTGGTCTTACTTAAGAGAAAATATATCAGTATACATGCGCATTAGCAAATGGTGTTATGTACTTGACACTTGAGAAAAAAGAGAGGGGTCATAGATTGTTAGCTTGGAGAGTCAGTAGAATTTCTGACTTCAGAAGTTAAAGAACTAACACATTTGGTAAACGATCCATTACGTAGCATATGTACATCTCAATACCGCAACATTGTGACCATTACTTAAACCGTATACCAAAATTTTGGATTAAGCCTCTATTCAAATAGCACGTTTCCATTTTCAGATATTCCAACACTTTTGGTATTTACTAAATCCCTTTATAGTGACCAGTTCCAGCAGATAGAACTGTAGAACATAGATTAAAAAAAAATACGGGCATAAATTTAGCAGAAACTGGTAATAAGTAACCACTACCCAGCTTGCTAGAGTGGGCTTATAGTATTTTGGTAAAAAAAACAAGTCGATGCGAGAAAACTCCGAACAGGTCATTATATACAGGAAAATAAGTGTTTCAAAGGATAAAGCAGAACCAAACCTTGAATTGT contains the following coding sequences:
- the LOC141652505 gene encoding myosin-11-like isoform X1, producing MGTKVNILAGTHVWVEDPDIDWIGGQVIKINGDELEIKTTNGKQVTANRSKIYPMDMEAPDGGVDDMTKLSYLHEPGVLQNLATRYSLNEIYTYTGNILIAVNPFQRLPHIYDIQMMDHYKGAPLGELSPHVFAIGDVAFRAMRNEGKSNAILVSGESGAGKTETTKMLMRYLAYLGGRSGTEGRTVEQQVLESNPVLEAFGNAKTVRNNNSSRFGKFVEIQFDKSGRISGAAIRTYLLERSRVCQVSDPERNYHCFYLLCAAPKEEVEKYKLGNPRSFHYLNQSNCYELVGINDAKEYLDTRRAMDIVGISQQEQDAIFRVVASILHLGNVVFTKGQEVDSSVPKDDQSKFHLQTAADLLMCDIVGLEDALCKRVMVTPEEVIKRSLDPRAATTSRDGLAKTLYSRLFDWLVDKINNSIGQDPTSTCLIGVLDIYGFESFKTNSFEQFCINYTNEKLQQHFNQHVFKMEQEEYTKEEIDWSYIEFVDNQDVLDLLEKKPGGIIALLDEACMFPKSTHETFSQKLYQTFKTHKRFVKPKLSRTDFTIAHYAGEVQYQSDQFLDKNKDYVVPEHQDLLGASKCSFVAGLFPPVPDATKSAKFSSIGSRFKLQLQQLMETLNSTEPHYIRCVKPNNQLKPAIFENVNVMQQLRCGGVLEAIRISCAGYPTRRTFFEFISRFKILAPEAVTGRDPEKVMCAKILEKMGLVGYQIGKTKVFLRAGQMAELDGRRAEKLNNAAKAIQRKIRTHIARQYFLTLRNTATMLQTLCRGRLAFKVFENLRREASSIKIQKNLRRHLSRKSYREAQLSALTLQTGARVMAARNEFRFKKQTKAATIVQTRWRCYLAYTYYKKLKWATIHTQCRWRGRLGRKELRMLKMAARETGALKEAKDKLEKTVEDLTWRLQLEKRLRTDLEESKEQEIAKLQQSLQDMQKNMQKKIDEKDELLAKERAASQKAIEEASSSVVETPVTVVDTEKIETLTAEVDMLKESLGSEREKAEEWERKYVEAHESSEENRKKLEETERRVHQLQDSLNRLEDRLTNLESENKVLRQQAITMAQNNKLLAARSRSLMQRTESSSRHMDLRSASLNPRDHSEVEGRAQKALNDKQQENQDLLIRCIAQQLGFTKERPLAACIIYKCLRHWRSFEVERTSIFDRIIQTIGQAIEKAQDNNDTLAYWLSNTSFLLLLLQRTLKVSGAAGMAPQRRRSSAGLLRRMTQSFRGIPRNVDLSSIDGETNGSVDGLLSQIEAKYPALLFKQQLTAYVEKIYGMIRDNLKKEISPQLGLCIQAPRKVSSITLGSPAGQETLFVHWKEIVQSLINYLKAMKANHVPSFLIRKVYTQVFSFINVQLFNSLLLRRECCSFSNAEYVKAGLAELENWCYDANEEFAGSAWDELKHIRQAIGFLVIHQKPQKTLDEVSHDLCPVLSIQQLYRISTMYWDDKYGTHSLSPEVISNMRVLMTEDSNNAVSSSFLLDDDSSIPFSVDDLAKSTEQISISEIEPPPLIRENTGFSFLMEG
- the LOC141652505 gene encoding myosin-11-like isoform X3, coding for MGTKVNILAGTHVWVEDPDIDWIGGQVIKINGDELEIKTTNGKQVTANRSKIYPMDMEAPDGGVDDMTKLSYLHEPGVLQNLATRYSLNEIYTYTGNILIAVNPFQRLPHIYDIQMMDHYKGAPLGELSPHVFAIGDVAFRAMRNEGKSNAILVSGESGAGKTETTKMLMRYLAYLGGRSGTEGRTVEQQVLESNPVLEAFGNAKTVRNNNSSRFGKFVEIQFDKSGRISGAAIRTYLLERSRVCQVSDPERNYHCFYLLCAAPKEEVEKYKLGNPRSFHYLNQSNCYELVGINDAKEYLDTRRAMDIVGISQQEQDAIFRVVASILHLGNVVFTKGQEVDSSVPKDDQSKFHLQTAADLLMCDIVGLEDALCKRVMVTPEEVIKRSLDPRAATTSRDGLAKTLYSRLFDWLVDKINNSIGQDPTSTCLIGVLDIYGFESFKTNSFEQFCINYTNEKLQQHFNQHVFKMEQEEYTKEEIDWSYIEFVDNQDVLDLLEKKPGGIIALLDEACMFPKSTHETFSQKLYQTFKTHKRFVKPKLSRTDFTIAHYAGEVQYQSDQFLDKNKDYVVPEHQDLLGASKCSFVAGLFPPVPDATKSAKFSSIGSRFKLQLQQLMETLNSTEPHYIRCVKPNNQLKPAIFENVNVMQQLRCGGVLEAIRISCAGYPTRRTFFEFISRFKILAPEAVTGRDPEKVMCAKILEKMGLVGYQIGKTKVFLRAGQMAELDGRRAEKLNNAAKAIQRKIRTHIARQYFLTLRNTATMLQTLCRGRLAFKVFENLRREASSIKIQKNLRRHLSRKSYREAQLSALTLQTGARVMAARNEFRFKKQTKAATIVQTRWRCYLAYTYYKKLKWATIHTQCRWRGRLGRKELRMLKMAARETGALKEAKDKLEKTVEDLTWRLQLEKRLRTDLEESKEQEIAKLQQSLQDMQKNMQKKIDEKDELLAKERAASQKAIEEASSSVVETPVTVVDTEKIETLTAEVDMLKESLGSEREKAEEWERKYVEAHESSEENRKKLEETERRVHQLQDSLNRLEDRLTNLESENKVLRQQAITMAQNNKLLAARSRSLMQRTESSSRHMDLRSASLNPRDHSEVEGRAQKALNDKQQENQDLLIRCIAQQLGFTKERPLAACIIYKCLRHWRSFEVERTSIFDRIIQTIGQAIEAQDNNDTLAYWLSNTSFLLLLLQRTLKVSGAAGMAPQRRRSSAGLLRRMTQSFRGIPRNVDLSSIDGETNGSVDGLLSQIEAKYPALLFKQQLTAYVEKIYGMIRDNLKKEISPQLGLCIQAPRKVSSITLGSPAGQETLFVHWKEIVQSLINYLKAMKANHVPSFLIRKVYTQVFSFINVQLFNSLLLRRECCSFSNAEYVKAGLAELENWCYDANEEFAGSAWDELKHIRQAIGFLVIHQKPQKTLDEVSHDLCPVLSIQQLYRISTMYWDDKYGTHSLSPEVISNMRVLMTEDSNNAVSSSFLLDDDSSIPFSVDDLAKSTEQISISEIEPPPLIRENTGFSFLMEG